The Microcoleus sp. AS-A8 genome contains a region encoding:
- a CDS encoding PIN/TRAM domain-containing protein, producing the protein MLDFVIILLFILAAAGIGFDAVELLPPSVQAQVSNVEALRWITAGFGAIIGFAVGLMAQVTYRRFQAQVRKMPIEVLLTRSVGLVLGLLIANLMLAPIFLIPLPLDFGFIKPLAGILGSVMFAFLGVSLADTHGRALLRLINPNSIESILVAEGTLKPSSSKVLDTSCIIDGRIEELLNTGFVEGQILVSQFVLQELQQLADAANDQKRVRGRRGLEILNRMQQAYPDRLVIHPADYEDVNTVDAKLVRFAQDINGTLVTNDYNLSKVANLQKVSVLNVNDLAQAVRPIYLPGDSIELKILKEGKEPSQGVGYLDDGTMVVVEEGLNHLGGELRVVVTSALQTSAGRMIFARPQASVAA; encoded by the coding sequence ATGCTTGATTTTGTCATCATTCTTTTATTCATCCTAGCAGCAGCAGGGATAGGCTTTGATGCCGTTGAATTGCTGCCTCCCTCCGTCCAGGCTCAGGTTTCCAATGTGGAGGCGTTACGCTGGATCACGGCGGGCTTTGGTGCCATTATTGGATTTGCAGTGGGCTTGATGGCGCAGGTTACCTACCGCCGCTTCCAGGCGCAAGTTCGCAAAATGCCTATCGAGGTGCTTTTGACTCGCTCGGTTGGCTTGGTACTGGGACTACTCATCGCCAACTTGATGCTGGCACCGATTTTCTTGATACCCCTCCCCTTGGATTTTGGTTTTATTAAGCCTCTCGCTGGGATTTTGGGCAGTGTCATGTTCGCCTTTTTAGGGGTCAGCTTAGCCGATACTCACGGTCGTGCACTGCTGCGGCTGATTAACCCCAACAGCATAGAGTCCATTCTGGTGGCAGAAGGCACCCTAAAACCCTCCTCTAGCAAAGTTTTGGACACGAGCTGCATTATTGATGGTCGCATCGAAGAACTGCTGAATACAGGTTTTGTCGAAGGACAAATTCTCGTGTCACAGTTCGTCTTGCAGGAGTTGCAGCAACTGGCTGATGCCGCCAATGATCAGAAAAGAGTTCGGGGACGCCGGGGCTTGGAAATCCTAAATCGGATGCAACAAGCTTATCCTGACCGTTTGGTGATTCACCCGGCTGATTATGAAGACGTTAACACCGTAGATGCTAAATTGGTACGTTTCGCTCAGGACATCAATGGCACTCTCGTAACCAACGACTACAACTTGAGTAAAGTTGCCAATTTACAGAAAGTGTCTGTACTCAATGTGAACGACCTCGCTCAAGCGGTGCGTCCGATTTATCTCCCCGGTGACAGTATTGAGTTGAAAATCCTCAAAGAGGGCAAAGAACCGTCTCAGGGCGTGGGCTATCTCGACGATGGCACCATGGTGGTTGTTGAAGAGGGACTGAATCACCTTGGTGGCGAACTGCGGGTTGTGGTCACATCAGCATTGCAAACTTCAGCAGGACGCATGATTTTTGCTCGACCCCAAGCTTCGGTTGCAGCTTGA
- a CDS encoding hybrid sensor histidine kinase/response regulator gives MAVNPDIRDHAYKFFIEEVPEFLQVLEAGLLTLKQERSNSHIHSLMRTAHSIKGGAAGVELDAIATLAHRLENLFKALYSETVEIDTELESQLLSAYDCLRLPLMQQMTSGQFDAAQALATAEPIFAQLEERLGDAFAQVEHFDIPTSAQLGVDMTISIFEVDVGQGLEQLATVVSHPQDYQVAAELRQQAEVFVELAEILNKPGLGVIAEAALSALNVHPEQALTITKLALADFQAYREAVLAGNATPDGNLSLALLELAQASVGLVVEQEPLVPNWSVNQDNEFGVNHPLAEFDSLNEAIAELEGFAFSPNQRDGNPSTTHSADPNQPFFSLLLDQEVTQEERGANGSEVEPLATWEELLLDAVASAEEASASNSLMRLTSTLKALQHQQGDKATGTNTPETIDVTAQAIETPSIENSPNLTFQLSPETTPLKPSSTPIHQDNIPVTPTVTVRVDADRLERMNNLVSESAIRRSGLSLENRQLQSSVQELLNRADAIEQIVEQLRKVSDQTLVPERNYNPQTVPDSVSQLREFATTQADFDALEMDSYGTLHSLLQRFLEDMVQLKESVADIGLFARQSDRTLDQLRKMLTNLQDEFVWARMLPLGEVLNRFPRMLRDLSTTYHKPVTLKLSGTQVLVDKAVLEKIYDPLLHLLRNAFDHGIELPELRRQQGKSEQGEIEIKAYHQGGQTIIEIRDDGQGLDLEAIGRRALERGLISPEQLLNVSENQLQDFIFVPGFSTAKQVSELSGRGVGLDVVRSQLQILKGTLTVNSTPGVGTTFTIGLPLTLTSAKLIVGLVGSQAIALPSDSIEEIVLPKANQIQRHGTQRFLQWREQTAPIYRVADLLEYAYPVPETPLGRALVVESSSADLIPPLLVFNRGQTPVALEVDHLVTEQKLVIKPFGGVVAAPSYTYGCTILGDGSLIPVIDGVTLVEQALRQESQTSAIASETVQSAIAAVSELEQSIKFDRDSTAAAHTHSSVSHTLASLNRATTPTVLVVDDAASLRKTLAMSLERAGYRVLQAGDGWEALKQLQSNAEVNLVISDIEMPNLNGFDLLNHRRQDPQLQQVPLVMLTSRSNDKHRRLAMHLGATAYFTKPYIEQSFLKAIKDILY, from the coding sequence ATGGCAGTCAACCCTGATATCCGCGACCACGCTTATAAATTTTTCATCGAAGAGGTTCCTGAGTTTTTGCAGGTACTTGAAGCTGGGTTACTGACACTCAAGCAAGAGCGTAGCAATAGTCACATCCACAGTTTAATGCGAACCGCTCACTCGATTAAAGGAGGAGCGGCGGGCGTAGAATTAGATGCGATCGCCACCTTGGCTCACCGCCTGGAAAATCTCTTCAAGGCGCTCTACAGCGAAACCGTAGAAATCGATACTGAACTAGAAAGCCAACTGCTCTCGGCTTACGACTGCCTGCGATTACCCTTAATGCAGCAGATGACATCCGGCCAATTTGACGCCGCGCAAGCCTTAGCAACAGCCGAACCCATCTTCGCCCAGTTGGAAGAGCGATTAGGGGACGCCTTCGCCCAGGTGGAACATTTCGACATCCCCACTTCGGCTCAATTAGGGGTCGATATGACAATATCGATCTTTGAAGTGGATGTTGGGCAGGGGTTGGAGCAGCTTGCCACTGTTGTCAGTCACCCCCAAGACTACCAAGTGGCCGCAGAATTACGTCAACAAGCGGAGGTATTTGTCGAGCTCGCTGAAATCCTCAACAAGCCAGGATTAGGGGTGATTGCTGAAGCCGCTCTATCTGCACTCAACGTTCATCCGGAGCAGGCACTCACAATTACAAAACTGGCTTTGGCGGATTTTCAAGCCTACCGAGAAGCCGTGCTAGCTGGGAATGCGACTCCAGACGGAAACCTCTCACTTGCTCTGTTGGAACTGGCTCAGGCATCCGTAGGGTTGGTTGTTGAGCAGGAGCCACTCGTGCCCAACTGGAGTGTTAATCAGGACAACGAGTTCGGGGTTAATCACCCACTGGCAGAGTTTGATTCACTTAACGAGGCAATTGCCGAGTTGGAGGGTTTCGCGTTTTCTCCTAACCAGAGGGATGGCAACCCATCAACAACTCACTCCGCCGATCCAAATCAACCCTTCTTCTCGCTCCTCCTCGATCAAGAAGTGACTCAGGAGGAGAGAGGAGCCAATGGCAGCGAAGTAGAACCACTGGCGACTTGGGAGGAACTGTTGCTCGACGCGGTAGCCAGTGCCGAAGAAGCATCTGCCTCCAACTCACTGATGCGGCTGACCTCAACGCTCAAAGCACTGCAACACCAACAGGGAGACAAAGCAACAGGGACAAATACACCAGAAACTATCGATGTAACGGCTCAAGCGATTGAAACCCCATCCATTGAGAACAGCCCCAACCTGACATTCCAGTTATCACCAGAGACAACGCCACTCAAGCCCAGCTCAACCCCGATTCATCAGGACAACATACCTGTCACACCAACAGTTACAGTGCGGGTTGATGCCGATCGCCTGGAACGGATGAATAATTTAGTCAGTGAGTCTGCTATCCGCCGGAGTGGTCTTTCCCTAGAGAATCGTCAACTTCAGAGTTCGGTGCAAGAACTGCTGAATCGAGCCGATGCGATCGAGCAAATTGTCGAACAGTTGCGGAAGGTATCCGACCAAACGTTGGTGCCTGAGCGAAACTATAACCCCCAAACTGTCCCCGATTCAGTCAGTCAACTCAGAGAATTCGCCACAACTCAAGCTGATTTTGACGCGTTGGAAATGGACAGTTACGGAACCTTGCACTCCTTACTGCAAAGGTTTCTAGAAGACATGGTTCAGTTGAAAGAATCCGTGGCGGATATTGGCCTATTTGCCAGACAATCTGACCGCACCCTAGACCAACTGCGTAAAATGCTCACGAACCTACAGGATGAGTTCGTTTGGGCGCGCATGTTACCCCTGGGTGAAGTCCTCAACCGTTTTCCGCGCATGTTGCGTGATTTATCCACCACCTATCACAAACCCGTGACGCTGAAATTAAGCGGGACACAGGTACTGGTTGACAAAGCCGTCCTGGAAAAAATCTACGATCCCTTGTTACACTTGCTGCGAAATGCCTTTGACCACGGGATCGAACTCCCCGAACTGAGGCGTCAACAAGGGAAATCCGAGCAAGGTGAGATTGAAATCAAAGCCTACCACCAAGGGGGGCAAACCATTATTGAAATCAGAGATGATGGTCAAGGTTTGGATTTGGAAGCGATTGGTCGTCGGGCTTTGGAACGGGGATTGATTTCACCCGAACAACTGTTGAATGTGTCGGAAAATCAGCTCCAGGATTTTATTTTTGTGCCAGGATTTTCTACCGCTAAGCAGGTCAGTGAACTGTCAGGGCGGGGAGTGGGGTTGGATGTGGTGCGATCGCAACTGCAAATCCTCAAGGGCACACTCACCGTGAACTCCACTCCAGGAGTGGGTACCACCTTCACCATCGGCTTGCCGCTCACGTTGACGAGTGCCAAATTAATTGTAGGCTTGGTGGGTTCTCAAGCCATTGCCTTGCCGTCTGACAGCATTGAAGAAATCGTCCTGCCCAAAGCCAACCAGATTCAACGCCACGGGACTCAGCGATTTTTGCAGTGGCGAGAACAAACCGCGCCCATTTATCGAGTGGCTGACCTTTTGGAGTATGCCTATCCAGTGCCAGAAACGCCTCTGGGTCGGGCATTGGTCGTAGAATCGTCTTCAGCGGATTTAATCCCACCGTTGCTAGTCTTCAATCGAGGGCAAACACCTGTTGCCCTGGAAGTCGATCATCTGGTGACGGAACAAAAACTGGTGATCAAACCCTTTGGTGGGGTGGTGGCTGCCCCTAGCTATACCTACGGTTGTACGATCTTGGGGGATGGCAGCTTGATTCCTGTGATTGATGGTGTGACCTTAGTGGAGCAAGCGCTCCGTCAAGAGTCTCAGACCTCTGCGATCGCTTCTGAAACCGTCCAAAGCGCGATCGCTGCTGTATCCGAGTTAGAGCAAAGCATCAAATTCGATCGTGATAGCACCGCCGCCGCTCATACCCATTCATCAGTTAGCCATACCTTAGCCTCGCTCAATAGGGCAACAACTCCTACGGTTTTGGTTGTCGATGATGCGGCTTCTTTACGGAAAACCTTGGCCATGAGCTTGGAAAGAGCGGGGTACCGAGTCTTGCAAGCTGGGGATGGTTGGGAAGCTCTCAAACAGTTGCAGTCCAATGCCGAAGTGAATCTAGTCATTAGTGACATTGAAATGCCGAATTTGAACGGGTTTGACCTTTTGAACCATCGTCGCCAAGACCCTCAACTTCAGCAAGTTCCGCTCGTGATGCTCACCTCCCGCAGCAACGACAAGCACCGACGTTTAGCCATGCATTTAGGCGCTACTGCTTACTTTACCAAGCCCTACATTGAACAAAGCTTTTTAAAAGCGATCAAAGACATCCTCTACTAA
- the hemW gene encoding radical SAM family heme chaperone HemW — MVYSLQNAEKVINHLAPRSAYIHIPFCRRRCYYCDFPVSVVGDKATGSTSGTIEQYVGVLCQEIETTAAHGHSLDTVFFGGGTPSLLSVEQLGRILETIDQHLGIARQAEISMEIDPGTFSLEQLKGYQTAGVNRISLGVQAFQDELLRVCGRSHNVTDIFASVALLRQVEVPDFSLDLISGLPHQTVEQWQESLETAVQLVPSHISCYDLIIEPVTAFGRQYAPGANPLPTDDTAAQMYRLARQILTRAGYEHYEISNYAVPGHQCRHNRVYWENRPYYGFGMGAASYVQGRRFTRPRTRWDYYAWVQQLMETGGVLDAPELSQTDVLLETLMLGLRLAEGVSLSILIEQFGDKTLEAIWTALHPYYHNGWIEVVQEDGSVIDQPNAQKLPSIGRLRLSDPEGFLFSNTVLADLFKNLD, encoded by the coding sequence GTGGTTTATTCCTTACAAAACGCTGAGAAAGTTATCAATCATCTAGCTCCTCGTTCTGCTTATATCCATATTCCCTTCTGCCGACGCCGCTGCTACTACTGTGATTTCCCTGTTTCTGTAGTAGGTGATAAAGCCACGGGGAGTACCTCAGGCACGATCGAGCAATATGTCGGGGTGTTGTGCCAAGAGATTGAAACAACAGCAGCGCATGGGCACTCTTTAGACACCGTTTTCTTTGGCGGTGGGACGCCGTCGCTGCTATCGGTAGAACAGCTAGGACGCATTTTAGAGACTATTGACCAACACTTAGGGATTGCGCGTCAAGCCGAGATTTCCATGGAAATAGACCCAGGAACATTCAGCCTGGAACAGCTCAAAGGATACCAGACTGCCGGGGTGAATCGAATCAGCTTGGGGGTTCAGGCGTTTCAGGATGAATTGTTGAGGGTTTGTGGGCGATCGCACAACGTTACAGATATCTTTGCATCTGTGGCTCTACTGCGCCAAGTAGAGGTTCCCGACTTCAGCCTTGATTTGATTTCTGGGTTACCCCATCAAACTGTAGAACAATGGCAGGAATCGCTGGAAACGGCTGTTCAGCTAGTCCCCAGTCATATTTCCTGCTATGACCTAATTATTGAACCCGTCACTGCTTTTGGACGGCAGTACGCACCTGGTGCCAACCCCCTGCCAACAGATGATACCGCCGCCCAGATGTACCGACTCGCGCGGCAAATTCTCACCCGTGCGGGTTACGAACATTATGAAATTTCCAACTATGCTGTGCCCGGTCATCAGTGCCGTCACAATCGAGTCTATTGGGAAAATCGGCCCTACTATGGTTTTGGTATGGGAGCCGCTAGTTATGTGCAAGGGCGTCGGTTCACCCGACCTCGGACTCGGTGGGACTATTATGCTTGGGTACAACAATTGATGGAAACGGGTGGTGTCCTAGATGCTCCGGAGCTATCACAAACCGATGTTCTGCTAGAAACTTTGATGCTAGGACTACGTCTAGCAGAAGGAGTCAGTTTATCTATCCTCATTGAGCAGTTTGGAGACAAGACTTTGGAAGCCATTTGGACGGCTTTACACCCCTACTACCATAATGGATGGATAGAAGTGGTTCAGGAAGATGGATCAGTTATTGATCAGCCAAACGCCCAAAAACTTCCCTCGATTGGACGGCTAAGGCTAAGCGACCCAGAAGGATTCTTATTTTCCAATACAGTTCTCGCTGATTTATTTAAGAATTTGGACTAA
- a CDS encoding fused MFS/spermidine synthase, with product MAGSKVGADLWVSEYITPWDIYVHGVTKVLAYKKTEYQEMYIVETGAYGKGLVLDGKWQSCTGDEFLYHEPLVHPAMICHGNPRNVLVLGGGEGATVREILRWKTVEQAMMVDIDGEVVEACREHMPEMHQNAFEDARTKLVIGDALEVLDTTDQKWDIVISDLSDPIEEGPSFQLFTKEYFERVQRVLAPGGYFVLQAGSVSPVELTLHARLVKTLSTVFPHVHSYSSHTPSYGAPWGFAIASAEAIATQPDPATIDQLLSEKTTGGFRLIDGMSLLGLLQTPAHIRHAIAQETQVYTLKEPPKFFGKGSRGSEA from the coding sequence ATGGCTGGCAGTAAAGTTGGTGCAGATTTGTGGGTGAGCGAGTACATCACGCCTTGGGATATTTATGTTCATGGCGTAACGAAAGTCCTGGCTTACAAGAAAACGGAGTACCAGGAAATGTACATCGTTGAAACGGGTGCTTATGGCAAAGGGCTAGTTTTGGATGGGAAATGGCAATCTTGTACAGGCGACGAGTTCCTTTACCATGAACCCCTTGTACACCCAGCGATGATTTGCCATGGGAATCCTCGGAATGTTCTCGTTTTGGGAGGCGGTGAAGGCGCTACAGTACGGGAAATTCTGCGTTGGAAGACGGTTGAGCAGGCGATGATGGTGGACATTGATGGTGAAGTGGTAGAGGCTTGCCGCGAACATATGCCAGAGATGCACCAAAATGCTTTTGAGGATGCGCGTACCAAGTTGGTCATTGGTGATGCTCTGGAAGTTTTAGATACGACTGACCAGAAGTGGGATATTGTGATTTCAGACCTCTCTGACCCGATTGAAGAGGGGCCGTCGTTTCAACTATTTACCAAAGAGTATTTTGAAAGAGTGCAGCGGGTGCTAGCACCGGGCGGATATTTCGTGCTGCAAGCTGGCTCTGTTTCCCCAGTGGAACTGACGCTTCATGCTCGTTTGGTCAAAACCCTGAGTACAGTGTTTCCTCACGTTCATTCTTATAGCTCTCATACCCCCAGCTACGGTGCACCTTGGGGTTTTGCGATTGCTTCAGCCGAAGCTATTGCCACGCAACCTGATCCTGCAACCATTGACCAGTTGCTGAGCGAAAAAACAACCGGTGGCTTTCGCTTGATTGATGGGATGAGCTTGTTGGGACTTCTGCAAACCCCGGCTCATATCCGCCATGCGATCGCACAAGAAACCCAGGTCTATACTCTCAAAGAACCCCCGAAGTTTTTCGGGAAAGGATCGCGTGGCTCAGAGGCTTGA
- a CDS encoding CBS domain-containing protein, with amino-acid sequence MQPNGLSIQSLALTHAIDSHFMTVAPDTPLVDVLALMSQFRSCMLPDGDHDFNKNPYPVNRGRTEIDCMGQAEKAIFEVNDTADGCVLVIDKSQMVGIFTERDIVRLTADGISLKNLNMAEVMTQPPVTLRQSQQHDVFTALGLFRQHRIRHLPIVDEQGQPVGIVTHDSIRRALQPVNLLTRLRYVKDVMTTQIIHACVSFSVLHLAKLMTEHQVSCVVITEQRRPQDANRQPFNAPFPIPSSQSLIPVGIVTERDIVQFQALELDLSRMMAQDVMSTPLFCLRPSDSLWHAHEQMHRHHVRRLIVIGNEGELIGIVSQTSLLQVLNPADMYGVIEVLQQVVEERTAELKKTNERLRHEIVERERAELALLEAHDQLKIQVEERTAQLTQANVQLQQDILERQRVEAALRQSEAKLRQQATKLKLTLEELHSYQTQLIQTEKMSALGLLVAGVAHEINNPINFIYGNIAYASQYIEDIMNLLQLYEQQYPQSIQEIQEKAEKIDLDFVKADLPKLLSSMKLGADRIRDLVLSLRNFSRLDEAEMKFVNLHEGVDSTLLILQNQFKGITGRSEIKVIKEYGDLPLVECYPGQLNQVFMNLLSNAIDALEELRTLNSHCAHCTSQHPLHAPTITIRTRIKEVSGREPMADLPGYRMQTPSVSTLHAVIQISDNGSGMTESVCQRLFDPFFTTKAVGKGTGLGLSISYQIVVKKHGGQIKCISALGQGTEFVIEIPITQRNPATGLAVDSLKSSFIEDSKV; translated from the coding sequence ATGCAGCCTAATGGCCTGTCCATTCAGTCATTAGCTTTAACTCATGCGATTGACTCTCATTTTATGACCGTGGCACCCGATACCCCACTGGTCGATGTCTTAGCGCTGATGAGTCAATTTCGTAGCTGCATGTTGCCTGATGGCGATCACGATTTCAACAAAAACCCTTATCCAGTTAATCGGGGCAGAACTGAGATTGACTGCATGGGTCAGGCAGAAAAAGCAATTTTTGAAGTCAACGATACCGCAGATGGCTGCGTTTTGGTGATTGACAAGTCGCAGATGGTTGGGATTTTCACAGAACGAGATATTGTCAGGCTAACGGCTGACGGTATTTCCTTAAAAAACCTCAACATGGCTGAGGTGATGACACAGCCTCCGGTGACGCTGAGACAATCACAGCAGCATGATGTTTTTACAGCTCTTGGGCTATTTCGGCAACATCGGATTCGCCACCTCCCCATCGTGGATGAGCAGGGGCAACCTGTGGGAATTGTCACCCACGACAGTATTCGCCGAGCTCTGCAACCTGTCAATCTTCTGACACGACTGCGGTATGTCAAAGATGTAATGACAACCCAGATCATTCATGCTTGTGTCAGTTTTTCGGTGCTTCATTTAGCCAAATTGATGACAGAACATCAGGTTAGCTGTGTGGTGATTACCGAACAGAGAAGACCGCAAGATGCCAACCGTCAACCTTTCAATGCTCCCTTCCCAATTCCCAGCTCTCAATCTCTCATCCCCGTTGGCATTGTCACAGAACGAGACATTGTGCAGTTTCAGGCATTAGAACTGGATTTGTCGCGAATGATGGCTCAAGATGTGATGAGTACGCCACTATTTTGCCTTCGCCCCTCAGATTCTTTGTGGCACGCCCATGAACAGATGCATCGCCACCATGTACGACGCTTAATTGTCATTGGTAACGAGGGGGAATTGATCGGCATTGTTTCCCAAACCAGTCTGCTACAAGTGCTGAACCCAGCAGATATGTATGGAGTGATTGAAGTTTTACAACAGGTGGTGGAAGAACGAACGGCTGAGTTAAAGAAAACCAATGAACGACTGCGCCATGAGATTGTTGAACGCGAACGTGCGGAGTTAGCCCTGTTAGAGGCGCACGATCAATTAAAAATACAGGTGGAGGAGAGGACCGCTCAGCTCACCCAAGCGAATGTCCAGTTGCAGCAGGACATTTTGGAACGCCAACGGGTAGAGGCGGCACTGCGACAAAGTGAAGCCAAATTGAGACAACAGGCCACCAAGCTAAAACTGACTCTAGAAGAACTGCACTCCTACCAAACTCAGCTAATTCAGACTGAAAAGATGTCAGCGCTGGGTTTGTTGGTTGCAGGTGTGGCGCACGAAATTAATAATCCAATTAATTTTATTTACGGCAATATTGCTTACGCAAGTCAATACATAGAAGACATCATGAATTTGCTGCAACTTTATGAGCAGCAATATCCCCAGTCCATACAAGAAATTCAGGAAAAAGCCGAAAAAATTGACCTAGATTTTGTGAAAGCCGATTTACCTAAACTGCTCAGTTCCATGAAGTTAGGAGCCGATCGCATCCGAGATTTGGTTCTCTCTTTACGGAATTTTTCTCGCTTGGATGAAGCCGAGATGAAATTCGTGAATCTGCATGAAGGAGTGGATAGCACTCTGTTAATTTTACAGAATCAATTCAAAGGGATAACTGGGCGTTCGGAAATTAAAGTCATTAAAGAGTATGGAGATCTGCCTCTGGTGGAGTGTTATCCAGGGCAACTAAACCAAGTGTTTATGAATCTTTTGAGCAATGCGATTGATGCCCTAGAAGAATTGAGAACCCTAAATTCACATTGTGCCCATTGCACTTCTCAACATCCCCTCCATGCACCGACCATTACCATTCGCACGAGGATTAAAGAAGTCAGCGGTAGAGAGCCAATGGCTGACTTGCCAGGCTATCGGATGCAAACACCATCGGTGTCCACCCTTCATGCGGTTATCCAAATTTCAGATAACGGTTCGGGTATGACAGAGTCTGTGTGTCAGCGTTTATTTGACCCTTTTTTTACAACAAAAGCGGTGGGGAAAGGAACGGGTTTAGGTTTGTCGATTAGCTATCAGATTGTGGTAAAAAAACATGGTGGACAGATCAAATGTATCTCTGCCCTAGGGCAAGGCACTGAGTTTGTGATCGAAATTCCAATTACACAGCGAAACCCTGCCACAGGATTGGCCGTAGATAGCTTGAAGTCGTCTTTTATTGAAGACTCTAAGGTATAA